The sequence GCGAGAGGCATCGAGGTCCTCGCGCGAGAAAACCTCGAGGGTGAGCACCCCTTCGAATCGATCCGTGAGGCAGGCGGCAACGGGGTCGAGGGCTGCGGGCGGGATTCGCGCGAGGCTCGTGTGGTCCAGGCCGGGTTGAAAAATCTGGCCCGCCGGCGCCGGAAAATCGCGGAGCCCATGGAGGTGGACCACCCGTGTCCGATCGAGCCAGGCGTTCAGGTGATCCAGAGGGTCGACCCGCTGAAGCCACAGGTGTCCGATATCCACACAGCGGCTGACCGGCAGGGCTTCGAGCACCGGGGCAAGATTCGCCGCATCCCAGCGCTCGATGTTCTCGATCGACAGGCGTGCCGGATCGTCGAGCCAGCCCGCGACGATCCGGCACGCACGCTCCGCCCTTCGCCTCCATCGCACGCACTGCGAGGGGGACGGATGG is a genomic window of Desulfatiglans anilini DSM 4660 containing:
- the cbiR gene encoding cobamide remodeling phosphodiesterase CbiR; the encoded protein is MRTGTTSWIDPSKDLEGNVAQLAGAVEDIELVLFDVKGYGDNLPDRASVRRLAELAERWGHTYTVHLPQDLCVDEDGTCPDGSLEKARQVIELTRDLHPWAYVAHLNGDALMDHPSPSQCVRWRRRAERACRIVAGWLDDPARLSIENIERWDAANLAPVLEALPVSRCVDIGHLWLQRVDPLDHLNAWLDRTRVVHLHGLRDFPAPAGQIFQPGLDHTSLARIPPAALDPVAACLTDRFEGVLTLEVFSREDLDASRAAWDQACRRAAGGPLFSPAGPGPFRRKGPVPG